The genomic window acaattttaaactTCATATTTTTGAaagataatatttattatataatgacAATTATTATTCCTGACATATATTCAGTGACATATAAAtcacatatttaaaacattaactcattttgaaagaaaaaaagaagactgaACTTTATAATTCCATGCTTTCAATTTATTTCTGATGTAATTTAGTGCTTAGACAGGATAGAAATATTTAAAGcagtggattattattattattattattagtagtagtagtagtagtagtagtagtagtagtatggttgttgttgttgttgttgttgttgttgttgttgttcttattgttattgttattattattacttttccTGAATAGCCAGCCAATTTTATTGTATTACACACTTGGATGTTATCTgattaaaaatagataaataaataaatcacaaatacCTCATTTTTGTGCTCAGAAATGCGAAAGAGTAGTGAAATATCAGCAGATAATTTACAAATCACACACCACATTTCATTCAGAAAGCATTCAAAAACATAGAGCACACTTTTTATGGAGCAagacatttatttgaaaatatgcTCTGAATGCTGTTTGCTATACTAACTCAGACTGTGCACATGGCTTATTAGATGCCAGTGTAAACAAGTATGACATTTCCACTATTATTTTGGAAAAATGATAAGAGTGTACAGTGCAAAGTGCATGAATGTGATAAACAAAATCAGGGACCGTGGCACTTATTATCTTATAATTTTTCTTTCAAGTGCTCATTTCTCCTAGCTCACAGTCCTCTGTTTTCTCCCTGTCTCTAATATATGCATTTAAAAGTCTATACTTTTGTAATCGTTGGTACACCGGTATCTGCTGTCAGCAAATCTGGTGCACACTAAATGAGGCAGACAGGGGCAGGTGTGATGCTGTCTCTTCCCAGGGAAAGGTACCTGTGAAGAGAGATATGTAGATGACAATAATGTTATTTCCTAAACATGCTAAAATTGCTCCTTAAGAACATAATATTTGATCATTCAAATATccatgagtatttttttttagttgcgtgaatataataaatgcaatataatgcagtataatgcaatataatataataagtaCAATATAATATGCACTGATATTCATCTCATTTAGATAAAATATCTTAATGCAATACTCTATAGATTAACAGTGCATGCTGGGGAAAGCATCCCTGATTCATCTAAATACAATGCACTGATCTTTATCTTTGTTTCTTTATTCACTGTGTTTCCGAGTCCCACCTTAGCTACACGGCTACACCATCACTTGATCAATGCTGCGGATGCAGCGAGTGATGTATAACACAGATCACTCTCACAGCTCCCAGGACATGATCAGTATCAGCTATTTCTGTCAGTAACTGTACTACAGATGCCCTTTGAGCAAGCACTGCATGGGGCTATCGAATAATCCACAAAATAGATGGCTGAGAGTGACAATGTTTGGTTTGGCATATCATATTCATCTTATTTCTTATGTTATTACTATAATCCTTTACTCTGACACAGCTCCCTATTTAAGTATTGTATATCTTCCTTACTATAGGACATATGCTGACAGGTTCCACAAACATATTCTTTTAAATTATTGGCACTATCCACCACTGCAACCCATTAGATGAAGACATGTCATATGGATAAACAATATGGAACAACGCTTGAAATAATATGTACCTTGTGGCTAAACGGATGGCACTCGTCTCCCTCAAACCCCTCTGGCGTGCACATTCGTAGGCCCCTCAGCCACAGACTGACTGCACAGCACATCCCTACGCCGCACTGGATGTCCCTGTCACAtgcctgcaacacacacacacacacacacacacacacacacaatgagcaTATGTTCATATTCACTCCCATGCACATCCATTATATACGTAATACTGtcatataaatacaaaatataatgaCTCTTTACTAACATTTGCTTATTGTTTGTAAGGCTCTGAAATGGTTCTGCAGTTCATCCAGTaatacacatttaatcacaagGATCCAAATTTAGTTCTGTCATTTGTTCATTAGCATGCAATAAAAAacaatctgtgtgtgttttctaccCATCATTCTATAATCATTCTTCGGCTTAAGATGAAATCAGGTTTTAATATTAGCTCTTTATATAAGGATTATATATACTTTAGTCTTTTTTATgag from Ictalurus furcatus strain D&B chromosome 5, Billie_1.0, whole genome shotgun sequence includes these protein-coding regions:
- the prok1 gene encoding prokineticin-1; amino-acid sequence: MSLLILFSVLLASLSGGRCAVITGACDRDIQCGVGMCCAVSLWLRGLRMCTPEGFEGDECHPFSHKVPFPGKRQHHTCPCLPHLVCTRFADSRYRCTNDYKSIDF